One stretch of Arachis duranensis cultivar V14167 chromosome 1, aradu.V14167.gnm2.J7QH, whole genome shotgun sequence DNA includes these proteins:
- the LOC127748334 gene encoding uncharacterized protein LOC127748334 produces MLEAQSRQKSYVDRIRKPLEFEEGEHVFLKVTPTTGIGRSIKTKKLNPRYIGPFEILKRIRPVVYRIILPPHLSNLHDVFHVSQLHKYTFDPSHVLEPESVQVREDLTLSVTPIRIDDASTKRLRRKEVSLVKVA; encoded by the coding sequence ATGCTTGAAGCTCAAAGCCGTCAGAAGAGCTATGTTGACCGAATACGGAAGCctttagaatttgaggaaggagaacaCGTCTTCCTgaaggttactccgaccactGGAATAGGGAGGTCCATCAAAACCAAAAAGTTAAATCCTCGTTACATTGGGCCATTTGAAATCCTGAAGAGGATTCGACCAGTGGTGTATAGGATCATATTACCACCacatctttcgaacctgcatGACGTGTTCCACGTATCGCAACTTCACAAATACACTTTTGATCCTAGTCATGTCCTAGAACCGGAATCAGTCCAAGTGAGAGAAGATCTGACGCTTTCAGTAACTCCGATTAGGATTGATGATGCCAGCACCAAGCGTCTACGCAGAAAGgaagtttctttggtgaaagtagCTTGA